The following coding sequences are from one Wenzhouxiangella sp. AB-CW3 window:
- a CDS encoding bifunctional GNAT family N-acetyltransferase/carbon-nitrogen hydrolase family protein, whose product MTQSEGNTESHRLILRQSQPDDYDDVAEIMEAVYPGLDGAWTREQFESQIARFPEGQICIEDNGKVVAAAISLMVKYSRWGQDHKYWDIVGNGYLTTHDPKGDVLYGVDVFVHPDYRALRLGRRLYDARKELCENLNLRSIVVGGRIPGYHRHADEMTAAQYVAKVKASELVDPILTFQLANDFQVRRIVRGYLPDDEQSAGYATLLEWINIHFEEDTPGMIGGRPSDVRVGAVQWQMRPTRSLDDLYTQIEYFVDAVSGYQADVVLFPEFFNGPLMASYNDEGPAEAVRQLADYTDAIRDRMQQFAVSYNINIIAGSMPEYDGERLRNVCYLLRRDGTWDRQYKVHVTPDEVSYWGLKGGDKVKIFETDVGKVGILICYDVEFPELPRLLAEEGMNILFVPYWVDTKNAYLRVRRCAQARAIENECYVVITGSVGNLPRVDNMDMQYSQAAVFTPSDFAFPHDAIAHEATANTETMLIADLDLDNLREIRSHGSVRNLKDRRLDLYELKWK is encoded by the coding sequence ATGACCCAGTCCGAAGGTAATACCGAATCGCATCGCCTGATTCTGCGGCAGTCGCAGCCGGACGATTACGATGACGTGGCCGAGATCATGGAGGCCGTGTATCCCGGTCTGGACGGTGCCTGGACGCGCGAGCAGTTCGAGTCGCAGATCGCACGCTTTCCCGAGGGACAGATCTGCATCGAGGATAATGGCAAGGTGGTGGCCGCGGCCATTTCACTGATGGTCAAGTACAGCCGCTGGGGTCAGGACCACAAATACTGGGATATCGTCGGCAACGGCTACCTCACCACGCATGATCCAAAGGGCGATGTGCTTTACGGGGTCGATGTGTTCGTCCATCCGGACTATCGCGCGCTGCGGCTGGGCCGACGCCTGTACGATGCACGCAAGGAACTGTGCGAGAACCTCAACCTGCGCAGCATCGTCGTTGGCGGGCGCATACCCGGCTATCACAGGCACGCCGATGAAATGACCGCGGCGCAGTACGTGGCCAAGGTCAAGGCCAGCGAGCTGGTTGACCCTATTCTCACTTTCCAGTTGGCCAATGACTTTCAGGTACGGCGGATTGTCCGCGGCTACCTGCCCGACGACGAGCAGTCGGCGGGCTATGCCACCTTGCTGGAATGGATCAATATCCATTTCGAGGAAGACACCCCCGGCATGATTGGTGGCCGTCCGTCCGATGTGCGCGTCGGGGCGGTGCAGTGGCAGATGCGCCCGACCCGCTCACTCGATGATCTCTACACCCAGATCGAGTATTTCGTCGATGCCGTGTCGGGCTACCAGGCCGACGTGGTGCTGTTCCCGGAATTCTTCAACGGCCCGCTGATGGCGAGCTACAACGACGAGGGGCCGGCCGAGGCCGTGCGCCAGCTGGCCGACTACACCGATGCCATCCGCGACCGCATGCAGCAGTTTGCGGTGTCCTACAACATCAATATCATTGCCGGCTCCATGCCCGAGTACGACGGTGAGCGGCTGCGCAACGTCTGCTACCTGCTCAGGCGCGATGGCACCTGGGATCGCCAGTACAAGGTACACGTCACGCCCGACGAGGTCAGTTACTGGGGGCTGAAGGGTGGAGACAAGGTCAAGATCTTCGAAACCGACGTCGGCAAGGTCGGCATCCTGATCTGCTACGACGTGGAATTTCCCGAACTGCCGCGTCTGCTGGCCGAAGAGGGTATGAACATCCTTTTCGTGCCCTACTGGGTCGATACCAAGAATGCCTACCTGCGTGTGCGCCGCTGCGCCCAGGCGCGGGCCATCGAAAACGAGTGCTACGTGGTCATCACCGGCTCGGTAGGCAACCTGCCCAGGGTCGACAACATGGACATGCAGTACTCTCAAGCGGCCGTATTCACCCCGTCCGATTTCGCCTTCCCCCACGACGCCATCGCCCACGAAGCCACGGCCAACACCGAAACCATGCTGATCGCCGACCTCGACCTCGACAACCTGAGAGAGATCCGCTCCCACGGCTCAGTCCGCAACCTCAAGGATCGCCGACTGGATTTGTATGAGTTGAAGTGGAAGTAA
- a CDS encoding YhcB family protein: MDMVWTGIIALIIGLVLGAVGAWIWLRQRGGGEGSVAELKKENERFREEVNEHFVQTAELINQLTDSYKAVFDHLSEGADKLVDQDAVRERMPRVSDREVRLKHIGSRDGEGA; the protein is encoded by the coding sequence ATGGATATGGTCTGGACCGGAATCATTGCATTGATCATCGGCCTGGTGCTGGGTGCGGTGGGTGCCTGGATCTGGCTGCGCCAGCGCGGGGGAGGAGAGGGCTCGGTTGCCGAGCTCAAGAAGGAGAACGAGCGCTTTCGTGAGGAGGTCAATGAGCATTTCGTGCAGACTGCCGAGCTGATCAATCAGCTGACTGACAGCTACAAGGCGGTGTTCGATCACCTCAGCGAGGGGGCGGACAAGCTGGTCGATCAGGATGCGGTGCGTGAGCGCATGCCGCGGGTCAGTGACCGCGAGGTGCGGCTCAAGCACATCGGTTCGCGCGATGGCGAGGGCGCTTGA
- a CDS encoding BCCT family transporter, translated as MSDAVEPPRRNRPGWVFFISLALLGLFVAYGAARPDELALIADRALGFTTRHFGWLYLFATTGFLVFCAGVAISSFGRIRLGADGEAPEFSYPAWLGMIFSAGMGVGLVFWAIAEPMSHFTAPPFGDAEAGSPQAARQAMQYSLFHWGFHQWANFAVVGLAIAYVRFRQQRPGLISETFRHTLGDRVDGPIGKGINILAVVSTIFGVATTMGLGVIQINSGLGSVAGIGFGVEQQLAILGGITIVFLLCSLAPLESGIRYVSDANMLLAGGVLLFVFFFGPTDFITAVMTNAIGDYISNVIGMGLMMAPYTEDDWVERWTLFYWAWGLSWAPFVGSFIARISRGRTIREFVLGVIGMPVLLSVIWFATFGGTALYQELFEGVAIGEAVSSEMSSGLFVTLEQLPFTAVVSMVMLALICLFVVTSANSATFVLGMFTTQGVLEPARWARLSWGVVQVLVAAVLLMSGGLVALQTISILAAFPFMLLMVFMAISLLRSLQNEHRQIELHEAVTRQRLERLLEQHDHLGEEPSGEQEHEGR; from the coding sequence GTGAGCGATGCAGTCGAACCGCCCCGGCGCAATCGCCCGGGCTGGGTGTTTTTCATCTCGCTGGCGCTCCTCGGGCTGTTCGTGGCCTACGGGGCCGCACGACCCGACGAACTGGCGCTGATCGCCGATCGGGCGCTGGGGTTTACCACCCGGCACTTTGGCTGGCTCTACCTGTTCGCGACGACCGGCTTTCTGGTGTTCTGCGCCGGCGTGGCCATTAGCAGTTTCGGCCGCATTCGCCTGGGTGCCGATGGGGAGGCGCCGGAGTTTTCCTATCCCGCCTGGCTGGGCATGATCTTTTCGGCCGGCATGGGCGTCGGGCTGGTCTTCTGGGCCATTGCCGAACCCATGAGCCACTTCACGGCGCCGCCGTTCGGGGATGCCGAGGCGGGTTCGCCGCAGGCCGCCCGGCAGGCCATGCAGTATTCGCTGTTTCACTGGGGGTTTCACCAGTGGGCCAATTTTGCCGTGGTTGGTCTGGCGATTGCCTACGTGCGCTTTCGCCAGCAACGGCCCGGCCTGATCAGCGAGACGTTCCGTCACACACTCGGCGATCGCGTCGACGGTCCGATCGGCAAGGGGATCAATATCCTGGCCGTGGTGTCGACCATTTTTGGCGTGGCGACCACCATGGGCCTGGGTGTCATCCAGATTAACAGCGGCCTGGGGTCGGTAGCCGGCATCGGCTTCGGCGTGGAACAGCAGCTGGCGATTCTCGGCGGCATTACCATCGTCTTCCTTCTGTGCTCGCTTGCGCCCCTGGAAAGCGGCATTCGGTATGTCTCCGACGCCAACATGCTGCTTGCCGGTGGCGTGTTGCTGTTCGTGTTCTTTTTTGGCCCCACCGATTTCATCACCGCAGTCATGACCAATGCGATCGGCGATTACATCAGCAATGTCATCGGTATGGGGCTGATGATGGCGCCTTATACCGAAGACGACTGGGTTGAGCGCTGGACGCTGTTTTACTGGGCCTGGGGGCTGTCTTGGGCACCGTTTGTGGGCAGTTTCATTGCCCGCATTTCGCGCGGGCGCACAATTCGCGAGTTCGTGCTCGGGGTGATCGGCATGCCGGTGCTGTTGAGCGTTATCTGGTTCGCCACTTTCGGTGGAACGGCCCTGTATCAGGAATTGTTTGAGGGCGTGGCAATTGGCGAGGCCGTTTCCAGTGAGATGAGTTCCGGCCTGTTCGTGACTCTGGAGCAGCTTCCATTCACGGCCGTGGTCAGCATGGTGATGTTGGCGCTGATCTGCCTTTTCGTGGTGACATCAGCCAATTCCGCCACATTTGTGCTCGGCATGTTCACCACGCAGGGAGTACTGGAGCCGGCACGCTGGGCCAGGTTGAGCTGGGGCGTGGTGCAGGTGCTGGTCGCCGCCGTCCTGCTCATGAGCGGCGGTCTGGTCGCCCTGCAGACGATTTCTATTCTCGCTGCCTTTCCCTTCATGCTGTTGATGGTGTTCATGGCCATCTCGCTTCTACGGTCGTTGCAGAACGAGCATCGCCAGATCGAGCTGCACGAAGCCGTCACCCGCCAGCGGCTGGAACGTTTGCTCGAGCAGCACGATCACCTGGGCGAGGAACCGTCCGGGGAGCAGGAGCACGAGGGACGGTAG
- a CDS encoding class I SAM-dependent methyltransferase: MKCPVCRQDSTEQWLTVDTRPYWRCSDCQARFLDPDHLPDRRIEKAEYDQHQNDPGDPGYRQFLQQLLTPLLERIGPGSRGLDYGCGPGPALAYMLEEAGHTMSLFDPIYAPDPGVLDTTYDFVTCTEVVEHFHDPATEFRQLDRLLKPGGWLGVMTRFQTDDDRFAGWHYRRDPTHVVFYRPETFEWLGRHLGWEAECLPPQVVMARKKVKGER; this comes from the coding sequence GTGAAATGCCCTGTCTGTCGACAAGACTCGACCGAGCAATGGCTTACTGTCGATACCCGCCCCTACTGGCGTTGCAGCGACTGCCAGGCTCGCTTTCTGGACCCCGACCACTTGCCTGACCGCCGCATCGAGAAAGCGGAGTACGACCAGCACCAGAATGATCCGGGGGATCCGGGATACCGGCAGTTTCTACAACAATTGCTTACCCCTCTGCTGGAACGAATTGGCCCGGGTTCCCGCGGGCTGGATTATGGCTGTGGCCCCGGTCCTGCGCTGGCCTACATGCTGGAAGAAGCGGGTCATACCATGTCGCTGTTTGATCCAATCTATGCCCCCGACCCCGGTGTGCTCGATACCACCTACGACTTTGTGACCTGCACCGAGGTCGTTGAACACTTCCACGATCCGGCAACGGAGTTCCGGCAACTGGACCGCCTGCTCAAGCCCGGAGGGTGGCTGGGGGTCATGACTCGATTCCAGACCGACGATGATCGTTTCGCCGGCTGGCACTACCGCCGGGATCCCACCCACGTGGTGTTCTACCGGCCAGAAACGTTCGAGTGGCTGGGGCGGCACCTGGGCTGGGAGGCGGAATGCCTGCCGCCGCAGGTGGTGATGGCTCGGAAGAAGGTGAAAGGTGAAAGGTGA
- a CDS encoding acyloxyacyl hydrolase — protein sequence MLRVVWIVLLLALGAAPMTATASSLWLAPGVTGEGGMTANVGLGMDWDRRWFETDTGYLGGYWHAGYTWWEGGRKGDAAHTVSVSPVFVYTFNARNWRPFIEIGIGTALFSRQSVGDKNLGSSAHFEDRFGAGLWIGERDRLVLRVIHYSNAGLSRPNPGIESWSLVWGRSF from the coding sequence ATGTTGAGAGTCGTGTGGATTGTCCTGCTACTGGCGCTGGGAGCGGCGCCAATGACCGCCACGGCCAGTTCGCTATGGCTGGCACCCGGGGTCACCGGCGAGGGTGGAATGACCGCCAATGTCGGCCTGGGTATGGATTGGGACCGGCGGTGGTTTGAAACCGATACCGGCTACCTGGGTGGTTACTGGCACGCCGGCTATACCTGGTGGGAAGGGGGACGGAAAGGTGATGCAGCGCACACCGTGTCGGTCTCGCCGGTGTTTGTCTATACCTTCAATGCCCGGAACTGGCGGCCTTTCATCGAAATAGGCATCGGTACGGCACTGTTTTCCCGGCAGAGTGTCGGTGACAAGAACCTGGGTTCATCGGCCCATTTCGAAGATCGCTTCGGGGCCGGGCTGTGGATCGGAGAGCGCGACCGCCTGGTGCTGCGGGTGATCCATTATTCCAACGCCGGCCTGTCACGTCCCAACCCGGGCATCGAGTCCTGGTCACTGGTCTGGGGCCGATCCTTCTGA
- a CDS encoding GGDEF domain-containing protein — MEVGPAHDVTDEPSLPGMDLYAGFMETMPDAAMLVDQDGYIERANHLAQEFFAAGEKGLENRSVNALLPVAKRHAHMGHMSRFWRHLQRREMGAGGDLIAQRLDGSTFPIDIMLSPVELAEGTRVVCVMRDRTRHKEKERQLCEALAREKELALTDPLTGAANTRHLGLLMEQVIERMKRKGTATSVAYVDLDNFKTVNSHGGHSAGDRALRKVADTIRTSLRGTDLLARAGGDEFVIVLPETDRDAASKVIDRVLQRLGQAMRESSWPITFSVGVATFRRVPESVDEAIQQADDLMYEIKNSGRDACRYAVLD, encoded by the coding sequence GTGGAAGTCGGACCGGCTCATGACGTGACCGACGAGCCGAGCTTGCCTGGCATGGATCTCTACGCGGGCTTCATGGAAACCATGCCGGATGCGGCCATGCTGGTCGATCAGGACGGATATATCGAGCGTGCCAATCACCTGGCCCAGGAATTTTTCGCGGCCGGGGAGAAAGGCCTGGAAAACAGGTCGGTCAACGCGCTGCTGCCCGTGGCAAAGCGCCATGCCCACATGGGTCACATGAGCCGATTCTGGCGGCATCTGCAGCGGCGTGAAATGGGGGCAGGTGGCGATCTGATCGCCCAGCGTCTGGATGGAAGCACTTTTCCGATCGACATCATGCTTAGTCCCGTTGAGTTGGCAGAGGGAACGCGGGTGGTTTGTGTCATGCGTGACCGAACCCGCCACAAGGAGAAGGAACGACAGTTGTGTGAGGCGCTGGCGCGCGAAAAGGAACTGGCGCTTACCGACCCCCTGACAGGCGCGGCCAATACGCGGCACCTGGGGCTGCTGATGGAGCAGGTTATCGAGCGCATGAAGCGGAAAGGTACTGCGACATCAGTGGCTTATGTTGATCTGGATAACTTCAAGACAGTCAACAGTCATGGTGGGCACTCGGCCGGGGACAGGGCCCTGCGCAAGGTTGCCGACACCATAAGGACGTCTCTGAGGGGCACGGATCTGCTGGCCAGGGCGGGTGGCGACGAGTTCGTGATCGTACTACCCGAAACCGACCGGGATGCGGCCAGCAAGGTGATCGATCGAGTGTTGCAGCGACTGGGTCAGGCCATGCGGGAGAGTAGTTGGCCAATCACCTTCTCTGTCGGCGTGGCGACCTTCCGACGTGTTCCGGAATCGGTTGATGAGGCGATCCAGCAAGCTGACGATCTGATGTACGAGATCAAGAACTCAGGCCGTGACGCCTGTCGATATGCGGTACTGGACTGA
- a CDS encoding YfjI family protein — protein sequence MSADLLKSAAPPPEDWPALVPLDAPNLPRLDLAHLPGWAGDYARALATDTETPPELAAGMILVTCATATARRLRVMVKPGYFEPCNLWAVVALPPGNRKSAVQSAATAPLVAWERDQSEIMEPEIKRITSERKTQEARAKETRSKAAREKNANKAKELAAEAADLEADLPDIPMQPQIWTSDATPERLGSLLAEHGECMAWLSSEGGVFDLLQGRYSNGIPNLDLVLKAHSGDPERVDRGSRPAVYLRSPRLSIGLSPQPDVLRGLAAKPGFRGRGLLGRFLYLLPPSPLGFRALQSDPVPEGVRDAYTTGIRAMLDWEPAMDEHGTERPHLLRLSPEAHAEWHAFAKAVEVQMQPGRELEHFTDWAGKAPGAAARLAGALHGIRHAHGRPWEAAITAETMNDALEIMAVITRHSLAALDMMGADPTIAAARLVWDWIERGRLARFTVREAFNALRGTFPRVSKLRDALDALEERGYVEVIEPPRDGPGRPPSPTVRVRPEIARAWR from the coding sequence ATGAGCGCCGACCTGCTGAAATCCGCCGCACCGCCACCGGAAGACTGGCCGGCGCTGGTCCCGCTGGACGCGCCCAACCTGCCCCGCCTTGATCTGGCGCACCTGCCGGGCTGGGCCGGGGACTATGCCCGCGCCTTGGCCACCGATACCGAGACACCGCCGGAGCTGGCCGCCGGGATGATTCTGGTGACCTGCGCCACGGCGACGGCGCGTCGCCTGCGGGTGATGGTGAAGCCCGGCTACTTCGAGCCCTGCAACCTGTGGGCGGTAGTGGCCCTGCCGCCTGGCAATCGCAAGAGCGCCGTGCAATCCGCCGCCACTGCGCCGCTGGTGGCGTGGGAGCGCGATCAGTCCGAGATCATGGAACCGGAGATCAAGCGCATCACCAGCGAGCGCAAGACCCAGGAAGCGCGGGCCAAGGAGACGCGCAGCAAGGCCGCCAGGGAGAAAAACGCCAACAAGGCCAAGGAACTGGCGGCGGAAGCGGCCGACCTGGAAGCCGATCTGCCGGACATTCCCATGCAGCCGCAAATCTGGACCTCGGACGCCACACCGGAACGGCTGGGCAGCCTGCTGGCCGAGCATGGCGAGTGCATGGCCTGGCTGTCGTCGGAAGGCGGCGTGTTCGATCTGCTGCAAGGCCGCTATTCCAACGGCATTCCCAATCTGGACCTGGTGCTGAAGGCGCACAGCGGCGATCCGGAGCGGGTGGACCGGGGCTCGCGCCCGGCGGTCTACCTGCGCAGCCCGCGCCTGAGCATCGGCCTGAGCCCCCAGCCGGATGTGCTGCGGGGACTGGCGGCCAAGCCGGGTTTTCGCGGCCGTGGCCTGCTGGGCCGGTTTCTCTACCTGCTGCCACCGTCGCCGCTGGGTTTTCGTGCGCTGCAATCCGATCCGGTGCCGGAAGGCGTGCGCGATGCCTACACGACCGGCATCCGCGCCATGCTGGACTGGGAACCGGCCATGGACGAACACGGCACCGAGCGCCCCCACCTGCTGCGCCTGAGTCCAGAAGCCCATGCCGAATGGCATGCCTTCGCCAAGGCCGTCGAGGTGCAGATGCAGCCCGGCCGGGAGCTGGAGCACTTCACCGACTGGGCGGGCAAGGCACCGGGCGCCGCCGCACGACTTGCCGGCGCGCTGCACGGGATCAGGCATGCCCACGGCAGGCCGTGGGAAGCGGCCATCACGGCGGAAACGATGAACGACGCCCTGGAGATCATGGCCGTCATCACCCGCCACAGCCTGGCCGCGCTGGACATGATGGGAGCGGACCCCACCATCGCCGCCGCCCGGTTGGTCTGGGACTGGATCGAGCGCGGACGGCTGGCACGGTTCACCGTGCGCGAAGCCTTCAATGCCCTGCGCGGCACCTTCCCCCGCGTCTCGAAGCTGCGCGACGCTCTGGATGCGCTGGAAGAGCGCGGTTACGTGGAAGTGATCGAACCGCCGCGAGACGGCCCCGGCCGGCCACCGTCGCCCACGGTGCGGGTACGCCCAGAGATCGCGAGGGCGTGGCGATGA
- a CDS encoding toprim domain-containing protein, with product MTDALLQFRDAIRSTGLEPPDVIEPGRLHRFPGAGKGPSNRAGWCLLFDDGLGGCFGDWSSGLSRTWFSRQGWPDSPQAQVALSRQIQAARLQAERSRRDRYREAANRARRIWDAAPAAPRHHAYLVAKGIAPHNARLHHGCLILPVTSFAGTISSLQFIAPNGRKRLLSGGRKRGCFIAVAGDEEQARRVIICEGWATGCTLAEDYPAALVLAAIDAGNLEPVAVAARRRWPSTEIVIAGDDDRRTPGNPGVTKAKAAAIASDALLAQPQWPADAPETLTDFNDLARWLGGGGA from the coding sequence ATGACTGATGCGCTCCTCCAATTCCGCGATGCGATCCGCTCCACGGGGCTGGAACCTCCGGACGTGATCGAGCCGGGCAGGCTGCACCGCTTTCCCGGCGCCGGCAAAGGGCCGAGTAACCGGGCCGGCTGGTGCCTGCTGTTCGATGACGGGCTGGGCGGCTGCTTCGGCGACTGGTCCTCGGGGCTCTCTCGCACCTGGTTCTCCAGGCAGGGCTGGCCAGACTCGCCGCAGGCGCAGGTTGCGCTCTCGCGCCAAATCCAGGCGGCGAGATTGCAAGCCGAACGCTCGCGGCGAGACCGGTATAGAGAGGCGGCCAATCGGGCACGCAGGATCTGGGACGCGGCGCCCGCCGCGCCGAGACACCATGCGTATCTGGTCGCGAAGGGCATCGCGCCGCATAACGCCCGGCTTCATCACGGGTGCCTGATACTGCCGGTGACGAGCTTCGCAGGCACGATCAGCAGCCTGCAATTCATCGCGCCCAACGGGCGCAAGCGACTGCTCTCGGGGGGCCGCAAGCGCGGCTGCTTCATTGCCGTTGCCGGCGATGAGGAACAGGCCCGGCGCGTCATCATCTGCGAGGGCTGGGCGACCGGCTGCACGCTCGCCGAGGACTACCCTGCCGCCCTGGTGCTGGCCGCCATTGACGCGGGCAATCTGGAACCCGTCGCCGTGGCCGCGCGCCGCCGCTGGCCTTCCACCGAAATCGTGATCGCCGGTGACGATGACCGGCGCACGCCGGGCAATCCCGGCGTCACCAAGGCGAAGGCCGCCGCCATTGCATCCGACGCACTGCTGGCCCAGCCGCAGTGGCCGGCGGACGCACCGGAGACTTTGACCGACTTCAACGATCTAGCCCGGTGGCTGGGGGGAGGTGGGGCATGA
- a CDS encoding helix-turn-helix transcriptional regulator, giving the protein MTHTILRLPAVKARTGLSRSTIYLRIAEGSFPKPVSLGGRAVGWIEAEVNDWLKQQIETSRQAAR; this is encoded by the coding sequence ATGACGCATACCATCCTTCGACTTCCCGCCGTGAAGGCCCGTACCGGCCTTTCCCGTTCCACGATCTATCTGCGCATTGCGGAAGGCAGTTTCCCTAAGCCCGTATCCCTCGGCGGCCGTGCCGTCGGCTGGATCGAGGCGGAAGTGAATGACTGGCTGAAACAGCAGATCGAGACCAGCCGCCAGGCTGCGCGGTAA